A stretch of the Bombyx mori chromosome 12, ASM3026992v2 genome encodes the following:
- the LOC101737870 gene encoding putative transporter SVOPL yields MENKIGTVTEFVENRHKNPVDLDQALDVVGLGWYNFKYCLVLALFLIAAIIEPVGYSFIVPSAKCDLNMTDAQRGFISSVPYIGIVVASFPWGFLVDTKGRKRVIIYGSLAAGGFGVISGFMPELISFTVCKFITSLCLACPAAAPYSYIGEILPRRHRDIMLSITNALQITGSALVPLLGWLILPLDFRIDFGAYYFRSWRLLVIVYSLFFILAAFLLSFGPESPKYLVSQGQNEEALKILQTMYAKNKSKSPEDFPVKQLQVADGEREKISFLKSLQVQTMPLLKPPYLKWLFLNGFLLFGIFSVLNGLYMWVPDLLNRVLTGSQSGLTACQVIGQRFNETVSQDAVCIDTIDSITYIINSIASVSCAIIAVAVSSTVKFVGKKNLLIIIFCLIGVFCILINYITEDMLFAVLLSSVPIMGLGIGPVNAYAVEIFPTQLRGMAVSLSMMLGRTGSVVGTNVAGILLRAACEATFYLFGGLLLVCGGLTLLLPKSREEHKPKTSKITRL; encoded by the exons atggaaaataaaattggtaCAGTAACGGAATTTGTCGAAAATCGTCACAAAAATCCGGTTGATTTGGATCAAGCTTTGGATGTTGTTG gtTTAGGTTGGTATAATTTCAAGTACTGCCTTGTGTTGGCGCTGTTTCTTATCGCTGCAATCATAGAACCGGTTGGATATTCCTTCATTGTTCCTTCAGCAAAATGCGATCTGAACATGACTGATGCCCAGAGAGGCTTTATTTCTTCTGTACCGTATATTG gtattgtTGTAGCGTCATTCCCTTGGGGTTTTTTAGTAGACACGAAAGGTCGGAAACGTGTTATCATATATGGTTCATTGGCGGCAGGAGGTTTTGGTGTAATATCAGGCTTTATGCCGGAACTAATAAGTTTTACTGTATGCAAATTTATTACTTCACTATG TTTAGCGTGTCCAGCTGCGGCTCCCTATTCGTATATTGGTGAGATTCTCCCGCGAAGGCATAGGGATATCATGCTTTCGATAACAAACGCTTTGCAAATAACAGGATCAGCTTTAGTTCCTC TTTTAGGTTGGTTGATCTTACCCCTAGACTTCAGAATAGACTTCGGGGCATACTACTTTCGATCGTGGCGTCTCTTGGTCATAGTTTATTCACTGTTCTTCATTTTGGCCGCTTTTCTTTTATCGTTCGGCCCGGAAAGTCCCAAATACTTAGTTTCTCAGGGACAAAATGAAGAAGcacttaaaatattacaaacaatgTACGCAAAGAACAAAAGCAAATCACCAGAAGATTTTCCT gtTAAACAACTTCAGGTTGCAGATGGCGAACGTGAAAAGATAAGCTTCTTGAAATCCCTCCAAGTGCAGACAATGCCGTTGCTAAAACCACCATATTTGAAATGGTTGTTTTTAAATGGATTTCTATTGTTTGGCATTTTTTCAGT ATTAAATGGACTCTATATGTGGGTACCAGACCTTCTAAACCGAGTATTAACTGGAAGCCAGTCAGGGTTAACTGCATGCCAAGTAATCGGTCAAAGATTTAATGAG ACAGTAAGCCAAGATGCTGTATGTATTGACACTATTGACTCAATCACTTACATAATCAATTCGATAGCAAGCGTCAGCTGCGCTATAATCGCCGTAGCCGTGAGCAGTACTGTCAAATTCGTCGGAAAGAAGAACttgctaattattattttctgtttaattggCGTTTTTTGCATACTGATTAATTACATAACCGAAGACATGCTGTTTGCGGTTTTGTTATCATCTGTGCCGATCATGGGGTTGGGCATTGGACCAGTGAATGCCTACGCTGTTGAGATATTTCCGACACAATTGAG AGGAATGGCAGTAAGTTTATCAATGATGTTGGGACGAACAGGTTCTGTCGTAGGAACCAACGTGGCCGGAATATTACTGCGTGCCGCCTGCGAAGCAACTTTTTATCTATTCGGCGGATTACTCTTAG TATGCGGCGGTCTTACGCTCTTGTTGCCAAAATCAAGAGAGGAACATAAACCgaaaacctcaaaaataacaaGATTATGA
- the LOC101742509 gene encoding WW domain-containing oxidoreductase: protein MQNVLDSDSEDELPPGWEEKSTEDGNVYFVNTYTKKTQWTHPHTGCKKVIPKDLPFGWSKTVDETSKTIYVNRETGNKTYVDPRLAFAKEEKKHVHDFRQRFDGSSTAYQVLHGVDLSGKYALITGSNTGIGYETAKSLARHGCNILFANRNMEATDKAIKEIVKETNASEENLKSIYLDLASLESVKQCAQAVETVFSDHLDMLILNAGVFGLPYTETQDKLETTFQVNHLSHMYFALLLERLLKRGSRVVFVSSESHRFANLTNIFTNQNLAMTKDQYSAMMAYNNSKLYNVITAKMLSEKWKAKGICVNSLHPGNMVSTNLSKSWWLYRLAFFLVRPFTKSLQQAAATTVYAATASELEGVTGLYFNNCFYCEESALARDKEIAQAVYDMSLRLIEDISKT from the exons ATGCAGAATGTTCTTGATTCAGATAGTGAAGACGAATTACCGCCTGGCTGGGAAGAAAAGTCTACAGAAGATGGAAATGTTTACTTTGTAAA TACTTATACAAAAAAGACCCAGTGGACCCATCCTCACACGGGTTGCAAGAAGGTTATTCCAAAAGATTTACCGTTTGGCTGGTCTAAAACAGTGGATGAAACCAGCAAAACAATCTATGTCAATAGAGAAACTGGTAATAAGACGTATGTAGACCCAAGACTTGCTTTTGCAAAAGAAGAGAAGAAGCATGTGCACGACTTTAGACAAAGGTTCGATGGGTCATCTACAGCATACCAG GTTCTCCATGGTGTTGATTTGTCTGGTAAGTATGCCTTGATAACTGGTTCTAATACAGGTATAGGCTATGAAACTGCTAAATCATTAGCCAGGCATGgatgtaatatattatttgcaAATCGTAATATGGAAGCTACAGATAAAGCTATTAAGGAGATTGTGAAAGAAACAAATGCATCAgaagaaaatttaaaatctatatatttggACTTAGCTTCATTAGAGAGTGTCAAGCAATGCGCTCAAGCGGTCGAAACAGTTTTCTCTGA CCATTTAGATATGTTAATACTGAATGCGGGTGTATTTGGCCTGCCATACACAGAAACTCAAGATAAACTGGAGACTACTTTTCAAGTTAATCACCTAAGCCACATGTATTTTGCACTGCTACTTGAGCGACTGTTGAAACGAGGTTCCAGAGTAGTATTTGTATCATCAGAATCACATAG gTTTGccaatttaacaaatatttttactaatcaAAATCTTGCAATGACAAAAGATCAATACTCTGCTATGATGGCatataataattcaaaattatacaATGTCATAACAGCAAag ATGTTAAGCGAAAAATGGAAGGCAAAAGGTATATGCGTGAATTCTCTGCATCCAGGTAATATGGTATCTACAAACTTGAGCAAATCGTGGTGGCTGTATAGATTGGCATTCTTTTTAGTAAGGCCCTTCACTAAATCTTTG CAACAAGCAGCAGCGACGACTGTCTACGCAGCGACCGCCTCAGAGCTCGAAGGCGTCACAGGATTGTACTTCAACAACTGTTTCTATTGCGAAGAGTCTGCGCTGGCAAGGGACAAAGAAATAGCACAAGCCGTCTACGACATGTCGCTTAGGCTGATCGAAGATATCTCGAAGACATGA